A single Fusarium oxysporum Fo47 chromosome IV, complete sequence DNA region contains:
- a CDS encoding chloride channel encodes MNVRQSSFSLAPPGPGLERRPSVVSRLSSVFSNADQEAGSVARTGAGLIEEEIAEIKRYELDQDFTTIDWVQDAAREQAKRKARRKQAAGLYDKGQPGWRYQLWRSYDAAQAWIVVTIIGIAIGLNAALLNIITEWLSDVKMGYCETGFYLNENFCCWGEENGCDQWHRWTGFEPLNYFIYFVFATLFACVAGTLVKSFAPYAAGSGISEIKCIIAGFVMKGFLGWWTLIIKSVCLPLAIASGLSVGKEGPSVHYAVCTGNVISRLFDKYKRNASKTREFLSASAAAGVAVAFGSPIGGVLFSLEEMSNQFPLKTLWRSYFCALVATAVLAAMNPFRTGQLVMFQVEYKNDWHFFELLFYVLIGIFGGLYGAFVIKWNLRVQSFRKKYLKEYAVLEATLLAAGTAIIAYPNAFLRIDMTESMEILFSECGRGESYHGLCEPDKRWWNIISLFLATFLRLFLVILSYGCKVPAGIFVPSMAIGASFGRTIGILVQAIHEANPTSVFFSACKPDEPCITPGTYALLGAAAALSGIMHITISVVVIMFELTGALNYILPTMIVVGVTKAISELFGKGGIADRMIWFSGMPFLDSKEDHNFGVPVSAVMRTSVVSMPAHGLTLGEVQSLLADDRYQGFPVVEDKHTKVLVGYIGSTELRYAIDKMSRTSPLSETAKCTFAPSSANLSSTSLNNIHGDSSHSSTLDFSRYVDATPVTAHPRLPLETVMELFQKIGPRVILIEYHGKLTGLVTVKDCLKYQFKVEAAENPKDDHRIEEGQEQLWALFQRAGNWFSGRVSRYSGGRIRLTSTSGGERPLGRGQILDGDEEVLDEGVELESRR; translated from the exons ATGAACGTGCGACAATCATCCTTCAGCTTGGCACCTCCTGGACCTGGACTTGAAAGACGTCCTTCGGTGGTATCGCGTTTATCCTCCGTCTTTTCGAAtgcagatcaagaagcagggAGTGTAGCACGGACAGGGGCTGGACTtatcgaggaggagattgccGAGATTAAGAGATATGAA CTGGACCAGGACTTTACAACAATAG ACTGGGTGCAAGATGCGGCGCGAGAACAAGCTAAGCGTAAGGCGCGAAGAAAGCAAGCGGCCGGCCTCTACGATAAAGGACAACCTGGCTGGCGATATCAGCTGTGGAGGAGTTATGATGCAGCGCAAGCCTGGATCGTGGTAACAATCATTGGTATTGCTATTGGCTTGAATGCAGCGCTACTCAATATCATTACAGAATGGCTCTCCGACGTCAAGATGGGCTACTGCGAGACAGGCTTCTATTTGAATGAGAACTTTTGCTGCTggggagaagagaatg GCTGCGATCAGTGGCACAGATGGACTGGCTTCGAACCCTTGAACTATTTTATCTATTTTGTCTTTGCA ACTCTATTTGCTTGCGTTGCGGGCACCTTGGTCAAGTCTTTTGCACCATATGCTGCCGGTTCAGGTATTTCTGAGATCAAGTGCATCATTGCCGGGTTCGTTATGAAAGGCTTTCTTGGATGGTGGACTTTGATCATTAAATCAGTATGTCTCCCTCTGGCTATCGCCTCTGGCTTGTCGGTTGGAAAGGAAGGCCCAAGTGTACACTACGCCGTGTGTACGGGAAATGTGATCTCTCGGCTCTTCGACAAATACAAACGCAACGCTTCTAAGACTAGGGAGTTCCTGAGCGCCTCGGCAGCTGCCGGTGTCGCTGTCGCCTTTGGCAGTCCTATCGGCGGTGTGCTTTTCTCTCTTGAGGAAATGTCGAACCAGTTTCCTCTCAAGACATTGTGGCGAAGCTATTTCTGTGCCCTTGTCGCGACAGCTGTTCTCGCCGCTATGAATCCTTTTCGAACGGGCCAACTGGTCATGTTCCAGGTTGAGTATAAGAATGACTGGCACTTTTTCGAGCTGCTGTTCTACGTCTTGATTGGTATTTTCGGAGGTCTCTACGGAGCCTTTGTGATTAAGTGGAATCTGCGGGTTCAGTCATTCAGAAAGAAGTACTTGAAAGAGTATGCAGTTCTCGAAGCGACTTTACTGGCAGCGGGAACTGCTATTATTGCCTACCCCAACGCCTTCTTGAGGATTGACATGACAGAGAGTATGGAGATTCTCTTCTCGGAGTGCGGACGTGGAGAATCGTACCACGGTCTCTGCGAGCCTGACAAGAGATGGTGGAACATAATTTCACTGTTCCTGGCGACCTTCCTAAGGCTTTTCCTCGTTATACTATCCTATGGATGCAAGGTTCCCGCTGGTATCTTCGTTCCTTCAATGGCGATTGGAGCATCGTTCGGAAGAACAATTGGAATTCTTGTCCAAGCTATTCACGAAGCCAATCCCACCAGCGTCTTCTTTTCCGCATGCAAGCCTGACGAGCCTTGCATCACACCAGGGACATATGCCCTGCTAGGAGCCGCTGCGGCACTCAGTGGCATCATGCACATCACCATATCCGTGGTGGTCATCATGTTTGAGCTCACAGGTGCTCTGAACTACATTCTGCCCACCATGATCGTCGTTGGAGTCACCAAAGCTATCAGCGAATTATTTGGCAAGGGAGGCATCGCAGATAGAATGATATGGTTTAGCGGAATGCCGTTCCTTGACAGTAAAGAGGATCACAACTTCGGGGTTCCTGTGTCAGCTGTCATGAGAACTTCCGTTGTCTCGATGCCCGCTCATGGACTTACCTTGGGCGAAGTCCAGAGCCTCCTTGCTGATGATCGGTATCAAGGCTTCCCTGTGGTGGAAGACAAACACACCAAGGTGCTTGTTGGTTATATTGGCAGTACGGAGTTGCGATATGCCATTGATAAGATGAGTCGAACCTCACCGTTATCAGAGACTGCAAAATGCACATTTGCACCGTCGTCGGCGAATCTGTCAAGTACATCGCTTAACAACATCCATGGCGACTCATCACACTCTTCAACTCTCGACTTTAGCCGATATGTTGATGCAACACCCGTCACAGCTCACCCGAGACTGCCCCTCGAGACTGTCATGGAGTTGTTTCAAAAGATCGGACCTCGAGTTATATTGATTGAATATCATGGCAAGCTCACTGGTCTCGTAACCGTCAAAGACTGCCTGAAATACCAATTCAAGGTCGAAGCCGCCGAGAACCCCAAGGATGATCATCGTATTGAAGAGGGGCAAGAGCAACTTTGGGCCCTTTTCCAAAGAGCCGGTAACTGGTTTTCTGGCCGAGTCTCAAGATACTCAGGAGGCCGGATTCGCCTGACAAGCACTTCTGGTGGTGAGCGGCCACTGGGGAGAGGGCAAATATTGGACGGCGACGAGGAGGTGCTCGATGAAGGTGTTGAGCTGGAGAGTCGGCGGTAA